Part of the Pseudomonas sp. ADAK13 genome is shown below.
ACCCAGGGCACCGGTGACCAACAGATACAACGCGACCAGCGAGAGCAGCGCACGGCTCATCAGCAGGTTACGGAAATAGCTGCGGGGGGCCGACTTGGTCTCGGGGGCCGGGCCCTTTGCACTGCCTGCGCGGTTTTTCCAGTCCAGCATGGCGATATCCTTTCAATCACTTGAGTTCAATAGCTACGACCACAACCCTACCCCATCGTGCCGAGCATCGGGGCGCTTTTAGTCGGGGGTGGCGCGGATGCGCGGCTCGACTATAAAGGATGCACGCTTTTTACGCCCGCGCGACTGCAGGGTCGACAAATGAATATCCAGGACCTCGCAGTTAATTGACGTATGACACTCGTGCAGAGGAAAAGAGGTGCTAGCATAGAGCCATCAGTTCGACCTCAGCATGCAGCCTAACTAGTAGTCAGGATATGACCGAGCCAGAAGACCCCAGCCGTGAGCGCCTCAAGCACCATTTTGCCCAGCGGGTAATTCATCAGGCACGTCAAATTCTTGAGATCTGGCAGCGCCTGCAACGCAGCGAATGGTCGACCACTGACTTGTCCGAGCTCAGTGAGGCCAACCTGCGCCTGCTGCGTTTTGCCGAACGCTTCGAGCAGCCGGAGCACGGCCAGCTGGCGCACCTGATCAGCGATTCACTCAAGGCCGTGGACGACAACCGCGGTCGCCTCAGCAGCCACCTGATCACCGAACTCAACCGTTTGATGCAGCGCTTGTCCCGCACCGGCTTGCGCCAGGGCGACCAGCTGGAACAAACCTTACTGCCGCCGATGCGCAAGCCGATCTACGTGATGCTGGCCGATCACGACCGCGCCGAGCGCCTGGCCAAGCAACTGGAATTCTTCGGTTTGAGTGCCCAGTCCCTCGACAGCGTGGCGGCATTTCGCGCCTCGATGGCCGAGCGCTTGCCCGCCGCTATCGTTATGGATGTGGATTTCTGCGGCGCCGGCCTCGGCCTCAAGCTTGCCGCCGAAGCCCAGGAAGGCCTTGAGCAAAAACTGCCGCTGCTGTTTTTCAGCCTGCACGAAACCGACACGCCCACCCGCCTGGCCGCCGTGCGCGCCGGTGGCCAGGAGTTCCTCACCGGAACCCTGGAAGCTTCGAGCCTGCTGGAAAAAATTGAAGTGCTGACCTGCGTTGCCCAGTACGAGCCTTACAAGGTGCTGATCATCGACGACTCGCGGGCCCAGGCGATGCACACCGAGCGCCTGCTCAACAGCGCCGGCATCGTCACCCGTACCCTGATCGAACCGATCCAGGCCATGGCCGAGCTGGCGGACTTCCAGCCCGACCTGATCATCCTCGACATGTATATGCCAGCCTGTACCGGTACCGAACTGGCCAAGGTGATCCGCCACAATGACCGTTACGTCAGCGTGCCGATCATCTACCTCTCGGCCGAAGACGACCTGGACAAGCAACTGGACGCCATGAGCGAAGGCGGCGACGACTTCCTCACCAAGCCGATCAAGCCCCGGCACCTGATCACCACCGTGCGCAACCGCGCGGCGCGGGCGCGCAACCTCAAGGCGCGAATGGTGCGCGACAGCCTCACCGGGCTGTACAACCACACGCACATCCTGCAACTGCTGGAAGACTGCAGCTTCCGTGCACGCCGTGAAAACAAGCCGCTGAGCTTTGCGATGCTCGACATCGACCACTTCAAGCGGGTCAACGACAGTCACGGCCACCCCATGGGCGACCGGGTGATCAAGAGCCTCGCGCTGTTTCTCAAGCAGCGCCTGCGCAAGACCGACTATATAGGCCGTTACGGCGGCGAAGAATTTGCCATCGTGATGCCCGACACCGACCTCGACAGAGCCTGTCAGGTACTGGACGAGATTCGCGGGCGCTTCGCCGAGATTCACTATCCCGCCCAGCCCCAGGATTTGTGGTGCACGTTCAGTGCCGGCGTGGTGGAGCTCTGCGACGGCTCCGACAGCCTGATGATGGCCGCCCAGGCCGACGAGGCGCTGTATCGCGCCAAGGATGCAGGCCGTAACCGGGTGATGTCGGCGCGCGCATCAAAGCAAAGTGCCACCTTTTCACCGGAATCCACCGAATCCGTCATAACTCTGTAATAGAAACGCAATAACTTCAGGCACTTACTTCTGCTGTCGGTTGAAACCACGCATGCGCCTGAAGCTGCTGACGAATCTGAACACCCTCCTTCTGGTCGCCGTTTGCCTGGCCCTGGGCGCAACGCTCTGGTGGTCGCAACGCGCCCTGGAACGGCCTTATCTGCTGATGGAGCGCTACCTCGGCCTGTCGCAGACCTTTCAGAACCAGGCCGCACGCAATATCGACGATTACCTCGCCAGCGGCGACGCCCTGCGCCTGAGCAGCGCCAGCCAGAGCCTGGAGAACCTGCTGCAACACTTGGATGAACTGCCGTCCGACCTGGCGCACAACCTGCGCCCCAGCCTGGTCGACCTGGATACCTTCAGCAAAACCGACCTGCTGGCCGCCGGCAAACTGGCCGGCGACCCGCAAGCCCTGCTGCTGCAAGCCGAACGCGAACTGGGTGCGAACCTGGAGCAACTGAATCAGTACGCCAGCGGTGTGAATTCGCCGGAGTCTGCGCGTTATTTGCCGCCTTTATTGGCCGCATCCCAGCACCTGGCCAAACTGTCCCTGGCCCGGGACAAACTGGTGAGCAGCGGACGCAGCGAACTGGCCGACGATGTAGAGCGTGAAGTCAGCAACATCCGCAGCCAGGCTGACGCGCTGGGGCAATTGCCCTTACTGGGCGTGACGGCCAGCAGCGAGTCCAATACCGACGATTTCTCGGCCATGATGGGCCTGGAAAATACCGAAAAAACCGTGGCCCAGGACACCGGTGTCGACCTCAAGCGCGAGCTCAACAGCCTGCTGACACGCTACCCCGCCGAGCTGAAACGGACCCGCGAGCAAATCCAGCAACGCACCGAACTGGCCACCGCCACCCACCTGAAAATCAACGCCGTGCAGCAAGCCATCGCTGCGCTGGAGCCCGTGGTGCGGGCCCAGCACGCGCAGATCCAGGGCGAAGTGCGGCTGATGCAAGGCGTGATGATCGGCCTGATTTTGCTGATCGCTCTGTTGATCGACACCTTGCAACGGCGGCTGGCGCGGGTGCTGACCAACCTGGCGCCGGCCTTGTCCACATGGGCCGAGGGCGACTTCAGCCAGCCCATTACCTTGGGCAAGACCAACCGTGAGCTGCACGATATCGAAGAGTCCCTGAACCGCTTGCGCGCCTACCTGGTAGACCTGGTGGGCACCATCAGAGGCAACGCCGAGCAAGTGGCCGGCAGCAGCAGCGCGCTGGCGGAACTGAGCAGCGGCATGCATGACGGTGCCGAGCGCCAGGCCGGTGATACGGCGCAGATTCGCGATTCCCTTGGCGAACTGGAAGCGACGATCCAGCAGGTAGCCGGCGATGCCAGCCAGGCCGCCGCCGCCAGCCGCAGTGCAGGCGAGGCCGTCGAACAGGGCCAGCGCGTGATCGGCTTGAGCCTGACCGGCTTGCACGCATTGGTCGGCGAAGTGCAGATCAATGCGCAGATGATCGAGAAACTTGCCGAAGAGTCCGCAACCATCGGCGGGGTACTCACGGTGATTCGCTCGATTGCCGACCAGACCAACCTGCTGGCACTGAACGCTGCCATCGAAGCCGCCCGGGCCGGTGAGGCCGGTCGTGGGTTCGCGGTGGTCGCCGACGAGGTACGTTCCCTGGCCCAGCGCACCGCCGGTGCCACCGCCGAAATCCAGCACCTGATCGCCGGCCTGCAAACCGCCGCCCGGCAATCGGTGGAAGGCATGCGCGCCCAGGTCGAACACGCCGAAGCCACCGCCGAACAAGCCCAGGCGGCCGACGGCGCGCTGGATGAAATCGTCGGGGCGATCCAGACCATTTCCGACACCGCCGTGCGGATTGCCGATGTGACGGCCCAGCAAAGTGGCGCCGTGAGTGAAATCCGCGATAACAGTGAGCGAATTCACCAGTTGGGCGAGGACAACTTGCTGCGAATCGGCCAGGGGCGCAGCCAGGGCGAGCACTTGCTGGTGCTGGGCGGGCAACTCAATACTGCCGTGCAAGCATTCCGCGTCTAATGCACACCCTGTAGGAGCCGGCTTGCCGGCGATGAGGCCCGAACTCTCACCGCAGCACTCACAGACGCCATCGCCGGCAAGCCGGCTCCTACAAGTGACCGAATCTGACACCTCGGTCACATATTTTGCGCAATCCTCGCTAATCGTGCTGCCTACTGCATAGAACTGGACAGTCACAAAGCCTTTGCGGCATAGTCGCCGGGTTCTACCGTGCCCACATCAATAACAAGGAACAGCCGATGGCGACCTTACTGGTTCTTCACGGACCCAACCTGAACCTGCTCGGCACCCGCGAACCGGGCGTCTACGGGGCAGTGACCCTCGAACAGATCAACCTCGATCTGGAACGACGGGCACGTGATGCCGGCCACCATCTGCTCTACCTGCAAAGCAATGCCGAGTACGAACTGATTGATCGCATCCATGCCGCGCGCAGCGAAGGCGTGGACTTTATCCTGATCAATCCCGCCGCTTTTACGCACACAAGCGTTGCATTACGTGACGCGCTGCTGGCGGTGAGCATCCCATTCATCGAAGTGCATTTATCGAACGTGCACAAACGCGAACCTTTCCGCCATCACTCTTACTTCTCCGACGTTGCGGTAGGAGTGATCTGCGGCCTTGGCGCCAGCGGTTACCGACTGGCCCTGGAGGCCGCCCTGGAACAGCTTGAAGACACGGCCAAGCGCCCCTGACCGACCCTTTGGGAGTTGATGATTCATGGATATCCGTAAAGTTAAGAAACTGATCGAACTGCTGGAAGAATCCGGTATCGACGAGCTGGAGATCAAGGAAGGCGAGGAATCCGTACGGATCAGCCGTCACAGCAAGACCCCGGCCCAACAGTTCTACGCTCCACAGATGCAAGCGCCGGCTCCTGCCGCTGCGCCAGTGGCTGCTGCTCCGGTTGCGGCCGCTGCCGAAGCCCCTGCTGCACCTAAACTGAACGGTTTTGTGGTCAAGTCGCCAATGGTCGGTACCTTCTACCGCACCCCGGCGCCTACTTCGCCAGCCTTTGTTGAAGTCGGCGCCACCGTGAAAGTGGGCGACACCATCTGCATCGTTGAAGCGATGAAGATGATGAACCACATCACGGCTGAAAAAGCCGGCGTCATCGAATCCATCCTGGTAGAAAACGGTCAGCCGGTTGAGTACGACCAGCCGCTGTTCACCATCGTTTGAACCGCGGAGCGCCTTCGATGTTGAAACCTGCGAAGAAACTGCAAAAAGTCCTGATCGCCAACCGCGGCGAGATCGCGCTGCGTATCCTGCGCGCCTGTAAGGAAGAGGGCATCAAGACCGTCGCTGTTTACTCGACGGCCGATACCGAATTGATGCACGTGAAACTGGCGGACGAAAGCATCTGCATCGGCCCGCCACTGGCCACGAACTCGTACCTGAAAGTCTCGAACATCATCGCTGCCGCTGAAGTCACCGGCGCGGATGGTATTCACCCGGGCTACGGCTTCCTCGCGGAAAACGCCGATTTCGCCGAACAGGTTGAGAAATCCGGGTTTGCCTTCATCGGCCCGAAAGCCGAAACCATTCGCCTGATGGGTGACAAGGTCTCGGCCAAGGACGCCATGATCGCTGCCGGCGTACCTACCGTTCCAGGTTCCGACGGCCCGCTGCCTGAAGACGAGGCCACCGCCCTGCGCATTGGTCGCGAAGTCGGTTACCCGGTGATCATCAAGGCCGCCGGTGGCGGCGGTGGTCGCGGCATGCGCGTGGTACACAAGGAAGAAGACCTGATCGAAGCCGCCAAGCAGACTCGCTCCGAAGCGGGCGCCTGGTTCGGCAACCCGATGGTCTACCTGGAAAAGTACCTGACCAACCCACGTCACGTGGAAGTGCAGGTACTGTCCGACGGCCAGGGCCACGCCATCCACCTGGGCGACCGCGATTGCTCGTTGCAACGTCGTCACCAGAAGGTACTGGAAGAAGCTCCGGCACCGGGCCTGGACGAGACCGCTCGCCAGGAAGTACTGGCTCGCTGCGTCAAGGCGTGCATCGACATCAACTACCGTGGCGCGGGCACCTTCGAGTTCCTGTACGAGAACGGTCGCTTCTACTTCATCGAGATGAACACTCGTGTGCAGGTAGAGCACCCGGTTTCGGAAATGGTCACCGGTATCGACATCGTCAAGGAAATGCTGAGCATCGCCGCTGGCAACAAGCTGTCGTTTACCCAGGATGATGTGAAGATCCACGGCCACTCCCTGGAGTGCCGGATCAACGCCGAAGACCCGAAAACCTTTATCCCAAGCCCTGGCCTGGTCAAGCATTTCCACGCGCCCGGCGGCAACGGCGTACGTGTGGATTCGCACCTGTACAGCGGCTACAAGGTTCCGTCCAACTACGACTCGCTGATCGGCAAGCTGATCACCTGGGGCGCCACCCGCGACGAGGCCATGGCCCGTATGCGTAACGCCCTGGACGAAATCGTGGTAGACGGCATCAAGACCAACATCCCGTTGCATCGGGATCTGGTTCGCGATGAAGGCTTCTGCGAAGGTGGTGTGAACATTCACTACCTGGAACACAAGCTGGCTAATCAGTAAGCGAAGTGATCCACCCAACAAAGCCGCCTTCGGGCGGCTTTGTTGTTTGTGGGATACAAAAAACACCTTAAAACCCTGTGGGAGCTGGCTTGCCTGCGATAGCGGTGGATCAGTGAGGTAATACTCCGCTGACACTGCGCTATCGCAGGCAAGCCAGCTCCCACATTTGGGCTGCGTGCAGTCAGTGGTGTCGTCTTCTGCCCGCCGCTCGCGTAAACTGGCGCGCTTTCGCAGCCCTACCCCCGCTGCACACTCATTTTTTCAAAGGTGCCCGCCATGCCTTGGCTGCAAGTCCGTCTCGCCATCAGCCCAGAACAAGCCGAAACCTACGAAGACGCGTTCCTCGAAGTGGGCGCCGTGTCGGTGACCTTCATGGACGCCGAAGACCAGCCGATTTTCGAGCCCGAGCTCAACACCACCCCGCTGTGGTCCCACACCCATCTGCTGGCCCTGTTCGAAGACGGCACCGATGCCGCCAGCGTCCTGGCCCACATGGAACTGCTCACCGGTGGCCCGCTGCCGGAGCATCACAGCGAAATCATCGAAGACCAGGACTGGGAACGCAGCTGGATGGACAACTTCCAGCCGATGCGCTTTGGCCAGCGCCTGTGGATCGTGCCGAGCTGGCACGCCGCCCCCGAGCC
Proteins encoded:
- a CDS encoding response regulator, coding for MTEPEDPSRERLKHHFAQRVIHQARQILEIWQRLQRSEWSTTDLSELSEANLRLLRFAERFEQPEHGQLAHLISDSLKAVDDNRGRLSSHLITELNRLMQRLSRTGLRQGDQLEQTLLPPMRKPIYVMLADHDRAERLAKQLEFFGLSAQSLDSVAAFRASMAERLPAAIVMDVDFCGAGLGLKLAAEAQEGLEQKLPLLFFSLHETDTPTRLAAVRAGGQEFLTGTLEASSLLEKIEVLTCVAQYEPYKVLIIDDSRAQAMHTERLLNSAGIVTRTLIEPIQAMAELADFQPDLIILDMYMPACTGTELAKVIRHNDRYVSVPIIYLSAEDDLDKQLDAMSEGGDDFLTKPIKPRHLITTVRNRAARARNLKARMVRDSLTGLYNHTHILQLLEDCSFRARRENKPLSFAMLDIDHFKRVNDSHGHPMGDRVIKSLALFLKQRLRKTDYIGRYGGEEFAIVMPDTDLDRACQVLDEIRGRFAEIHYPAQPQDLWCTFSAGVVELCDGSDSLMMAAQADEALYRAKDAGRNRVMSARASKQSATFSPESTESVITL
- the aroQ gene encoding type II 3-dehydroquinate dehydratase, translating into MATLLVLHGPNLNLLGTREPGVYGAVTLEQINLDLERRARDAGHHLLYLQSNAEYELIDRIHAARSEGVDFILINPAAFTHTSVALRDALLAVSIPFIEVHLSNVHKREPFRHHSYFSDVAVGVICGLGASGYRLALEAALEQLEDTAKRP
- the accB gene encoding acetyl-CoA carboxylase biotin carboxyl carrier protein, with the protein product MDIRKVKKLIELLEESGIDELEIKEGEESVRISRHSKTPAQQFYAPQMQAPAPAAAPVAAAPVAAAAEAPAAPKLNGFVVKSPMVGTFYRTPAPTSPAFVEVGATVKVGDTICIVEAMKMMNHITAEKAGVIESILVENGQPVEYDQPLFTIV
- the accC gene encoding acetyl-CoA carboxylase biotin carboxylase subunit; this encodes MLKPAKKLQKVLIANRGEIALRILRACKEEGIKTVAVYSTADTELMHVKLADESICIGPPLATNSYLKVSNIIAAAEVTGADGIHPGYGFLAENADFAEQVEKSGFAFIGPKAETIRLMGDKVSAKDAMIAAGVPTVPGSDGPLPEDEATALRIGREVGYPVIIKAAGGGGGRGMRVVHKEEDLIEAAKQTRSEAGAWFGNPMVYLEKYLTNPRHVEVQVLSDGQGHAIHLGDRDCSLQRRHQKVLEEAPAPGLDETARQEVLARCVKACIDINYRGAGTFEFLYENGRFYFIEMNTRVQVEHPVSEMVTGIDIVKEMLSIAAGNKLSFTQDDVKIHGHSLECRINAEDPKTFIPSPGLVKHFHAPGGNGVRVDSHLYSGYKVPSNYDSLIGKLITWGATRDEAMARMRNALDEIVVDGIKTNIPLHRDLVRDEGFCEGGVNIHYLEHKLANQ